A segment of the Leptolyngbya sp. NIES-3755 genome:
TTTACCCGTATTGGCGTACATTCACGGCAAAGGAATCATTCACCGCGACATCGCACCCGATAACATCATGCTGCGCGATCGAGATAAGCTGCCAGTGCTGATCGATTTCGGAGTCGTCAAAGAACTGGCAACTCGGATTCAGGCACAAGAAACGGTGAAGCAGCATACAACGGTTGGCAAGCTGGGATATGCCCCGACCGAACAGATGCAGACCGGAAGAGCTTATCCAAATAGCGATTTATATGCGTTGGCGGTCACAGCGGTAGTACTGCTCACTGGACGAGAACCGCAAGATTTGTTTGATGAAAATACAATGACTTGGCGTTGGCAACGATACGTCACCTTAGAGCCAACCTTTGCACAAGTCTTGAATCGGATGTTGAGCTATCGAGTCGGCGATCGCTTCCAATCCGCCACTGAAGTGATGCAGGTTCTTCAAACGCCTGCCACGATCGCGCCCCTTCCCGCAACGCCACCGCCAACCAATGCTCAACCGCCTCAGACGAATGTTTCTAGAGCAGATACAGTTGCGATCGGACATCAGAATCCTTCAACGGTCGCTCGAACGAATGTTCAACGTCCCAATGATCCTTCAGTTCCCTCTCGGAGTTCGCTGTGGGATGATCCTTGGGCTGTTTTCGCGATCGGTACGGGTTTAGTTCTACTGACAGGGTTAGGCGCTTGGACGATTACTCGTGCCTTGATGAATGCGAATCAACCGATCGCGTCTCCGACTCCCAGTCCAACCATTACTGCCTCTCCCAAACCAACTACAACTCCCACCACTCGCCCCTCTCCGAGTCCTTCGCCGACTCCTACCCCCGTTGTATTCAGTCAGCAATTAGATCTATCCAGTGGATCAGTGACTCGGAGTGGAACATTACGATCGAATGAAACTCTAGAGTTGATTGTTCCAGCAAATCAAGGACAACGCTTGAATACCAGTCTGGGCGGTGAAGGCGTTCTCTTGAGTGTGTTAGCGCCAAATCGTGATCCTGTTGATAATGCTGCAAATCGCGTTACCAATTGGTCGGGAGAACTTCCTTTCAATGGCAACTACACGATTCAACTCAGAACCGTTAAAGGCATTCCCAAGAGCGATTTCAAGCTAAATGTCGCGCTCCAAACTCCACCTTCGCCTTCTCCTACTCCTTCACCTTCGCCCTCTCCAACGAATCCAACGGTGAGCGAACAAGTCATCGGCATTCCTCAAGGTCAAACGGGTGTCCAGGTCAGTGGAACTGTCAATCCATCGATTATTCGTCGCTACATTATCAATGTTCGACCCGGTCAAACCTTATCTTTGGATCTCTCTCAAGGGGCAAGATTTACCTTAAGATATCCAGATGGTAGACCGGTCGAAGATGCAGCCAGCTTACAGAATTGGCAAGGGATTGTTCCGACGGGTGGCGGTTATCAGATTGATGTGACCAGCGATCGAGAAACCAGTTTTACACTAGGTGTTGATGCGAAATGATCGACAATGCACTTTTAATTACCGGAACCGATACTGATGCAGGTAAGACAGTATTGACGACTGCATTGATCGCGTATTGGCAAAAGTATTGTCATGCCCGTTCTCTCGGTGTGATGAAACCGTTGCAGACTGGAATGGGCGATCGAGAACTGTATCGTCAAATCTTCGATCTCGATCAAACGCCAGAGGAGTTAAATCCACTACATTTTGAAGCGCCATTGGCTCCTCCGATCGCGGCTGATCTTGAAGGTAAGCGCGTTCAGATGGAACCTGTTTGGAAGGCATTTGAAGCGTTGCGAAGTAAACGAGATTTTGTCATCGTTGAAGCGCTGGGTGGGCTGGGTTCGCCTGTGACTCATGAAACGACCGTGGCGGATTGGGCGTGGGATTGGCATTTACCAGCGGTGTTAGTTGTGCCTGTAAAGTTGGGTGCGATCGGGCAAGCGGTGGCGAATGTGGCACTGGCGCGACAATCGAAAGTTCATCTGCGTGGAATTGTGCTGAACTGTATTCGATCGAGTACCGATGAAGAAATCGAGAACTGGGCATCGGTTCGCTTGATTGAGAGAATCACTGGAGTTCCGGTACTTGGATTGATTCCCTACCTCAGCAATCCAACTGATGTCGAAAAACTGGCTCAAGTTGCTGCAAATTTGGAGTTAGAGAAGATGATTCCTACTATGCTTTAGAGTCCAACACCTAAACTGATTTGGATTGCTCGATCGACTTGTTGCATTGTTGCTGCACTTAGTTTGCCTAATCGTCTACTGAGTCTTTGTTTGTCGATCGAGCGAATTTGATTGAGCAGAGCAACCGAATCTCTCTGCAACCCTCCCTCTGGCGATTGAATCAGCACTTCTGTAGGGTAAAGAGTTGAATCAAAGTGAGAGGTGATCGCTGCAACGATCGTGATCGGACTATAACGATTTGCAGTGTCATTTTGCAAAACCAAGGCAGGACGAGTCTTTTTGATTTCTGAGCCTAAGCTTGGATCGAAGTTGACCAAGTAGATTTCGCCTCGTTGTGGATAAATTATGTCTTGTTCTGCCATGCTTCTTCTTCAAGGTCAAACCACTCTTCTGCAAGCTTCAAATCTCGTTCTGCCCGTCGAATGGCTCCTTCTTGCAGTTGTGTTCTAAGATTTGCTTTCATCTTCTCATGAATGTAGTGCTGTACAGCTTCACGAATGAATTCGCTTGGATCGCCCTGCTGATTCAATTGATTAATCAAATCGAGTGTTTCCTGAGAAAGCGTGATATTAAGTTGCTTGTTCATCTGAATTTCCGCGAATCAAGTACCACAATTGTAGCGGTCTTTAGCAGATTAACTGATTCGAGTAACTGTGTGACTTTGCCCAATCTCAAGGACTAAATCCGCAGTTTCTAAAATGGGCGGGACAAACAATTCTGGGTGCAGTGCTTTCCAGAAGTATTCGACAAACTGATCAATCTCTGCATCGCTCATTCCTGATTTACCTTGAGCAATCATTCGATGTTCTGCATCTTTGCGCCATTGTTTGCTCAATTGATAGTTTGGAACATAGAGAACGATCAATCGATCGAGCAATTTCCACAATGGCTGATAGTTCCGTAACTGTTCATTCATATCTTGTGCAAATTGTCGATCGTGCTGAGTAATAATCGGCGCAAGGTCAAACTGAGAAACGATTGGACGTGCTCCGACAAACCAGCCCTCAAATAGAACAATGTCAGCTTGATCGATCGCTTCAGGAATTGTTCGATCGCCTTCTCCATTGTGCAAAGACTTATCAAATCGAGGTAATGCGATCGGAAAGTTTCCCTGTCGAAATTGTGTCAGAACTTCAATTCCTAACTGTACATCGTGTGTTCCAGGGGGACCTCGACGAATCAAACGTGGATCACGATTTCTCAACGCAATCCGATCGACATATGACAGATACAGATCATCGATCGACCAGCTAATTGCACGATATCCAAGCTGCTTCAGAATGATGATTAATACTTGCGTTAAAGTCGTTTTTCCCGTTCCCTGACCACCCAAAAAGCCTTGAATTAAACAAAGATCAATCGATTTTCTCCAATCTGCAATCTGCATGGCTAACGGAAGCCAGAGATTCCAAATCGTTTCAATTCGAGGAGAGAAACTGAGTTCAGCACAACACTTTGCGATCGCATCATCACTTTCGTGGAACAATGCTAAACGGGCTTGAATCCGATCGTGAACATTGCTGGCATCAATTCCAAAGGTCGGATTTTGAAGTGCAAGCAATTCTAACTGAGATTGATTGTTCGATCGAATCAGTTCTTCCATAGATGTATTTTACGTGCCTTAGTTGAATTTACCAAGGCACGACAAGATTTAGACATTCGCGATCGCATCTTCAACGATCGCAATCTCCATCGGCTCTAATCGAACCTGTGCTGCCTTCACCGAATCCGCAATGCTCTCTGGTTTACTTGCACCCGGAATCGGCACAATACAGGGCGATTTCGACAGCATCCACGCCAGAATCAAGCTGTAGATTGATAGTTCTTTTTCAGCCGCTAAATCTGAAATTCCACTAAATTGTTTCAATTGGCTAACACGACCAGAACCACCCAAAGGACTCCAAGGCAAAAAGGTGATGCCCTCTGATTCGCAGTATTCGAGTACACCATCATACTCAGGATTGCGATGCCAAGGATTGTACTGGTTCTGCACCGAAACAATCTCAACCACATCACGTGCCCGTTTGAGTTGATCCAGACTGAAGTTAGAGACCCCAACATAGCGAACTAAGCCTTGGTTCTGAGCTTCTTTCGCAGGGGTCAGCGCATCTTCGATCGAGTAATTCGGATCAGGCGAGTGATACTGCCAAAGGTCGATCGGTTTATCTCCCCCTAATGCTTCAAAACTTTCGCGAATGGTTTGGCGCAGATGATCGGGATTGCCATTCTGTGTCCAAGCTCCATTCGGACGCATTAATCCACCTTTCGTTGCGATCATAACTTGGCTTTTATCACCAGAATATTGTTGAATCGCTTTATAAATCAATTTTTCATTATGGTGCTTATCTGATTCATCGCGGCAGTAAGCATCGGCAGTATCAATCAAAGTGACACCGAGTTCTAATGCTTTATGAATAGTTGCGATCGATTGATCCTCCGATGGACGATCGCGGAGCGACATTGGCATTCCACCTAGCCCGATCGGAAAGACCATCTCGCGTGTAATTCCAAGTTCTCTTAAATGGGACACTGACATTACTTTGTCCTGAGTTTCCATAGCAACACCTCTAAACTGATTCTCAGTAAAACGATATTTGCTACGTTCCTACGTCCTACTCAAGAAAGAGTTAAGAAAGTGTCAATGTTTACGTTCTAAAGTAGCAGTTCAAATTCGTTTTTTAAGGCGTGAATATTTGCAACCCGACTGACGAGTAGGCTGTCTTTGCCCGCATCCTGAAGGCGATCTTTCCAATGATGAACAAGGTCGGAATTCTTCATCCAAAAGCTCACCACGGTTCCGACTACTTCATCGAGATGCCACTGGTGTTGAGGGCTAACCGTTTCGACTGAATGAATCAGCGCATCTAGCGTACATTCAAAAGTTGAGACGTATTCGACTCCGCTGTATGGATTTTTCTCAAGAATGTTTTGTTGTTGATTGAAGAAAGACAAGATTGGAGAGACTCCAACAATATCAAAGGTATACATTAATACCATTTCTCCTCGAAGCTGGATTATTTTTGAACGTTATTCTAAAAAGAATGAATTCGATTTGAGAAGATTTGTTGAATAATCTTAATAACTCATGACTCTATTTTTAGGTATTGATTTTGGTACTTCGGGTGCACGAGCGATCGTCATCAATCCTCGGAGCGATCTTGTTGCTCAAGCAGCGATTGAAATGTCTCAGCATTGGGATCAGATGCTATGGAAATTACTCGAAGCTTTGTCGATCGAAGTGCGATCGCAGTTAACCAGAATCGCAATTAATGGGACTTCTTCAACGGTTTTATTGTGCGATCGCTCTGGTGTTCCAATCATTGAACCCTTAATGTACAACGATTCACGAGGCGCAACTGTATTAGACCAAATTAGATCGATCGCGCCAGAACAACATACCGTCATGAGTTCAACCTCAAGTCTTGCAAAGCTACTTTGGTGGCAATCTAACTGTCCGAACTTTGATCAAGCCCAATACTTTCTCCATCAAGCCGATTGGTTAGCCTTTCAACTGCACGGACAGCTTGGAATCAGTGACTATCACAATAGTTTAAAGCTCGGTTATGACGTGGAACGATTAGAGTATCCTGACTGGCTGCCACTTCGAGAATTATTACCGATCGTTGTAGAACCGGGAAGCTCGATCGCACGAATTCAAAACTCGATCGCTCAACGATTCCACATTCCATCTACTTGTGAAATTTGTGCTGGGACAACTGATAGCATTGCTGCTTTTATTGCAAGTCAAGCCAATGATAGCGGAGAAGCTGTCACGTCACTTGGGTCAACATTAGTCCTAAAGCTATTAAGTGATGTCCGCGTCGATCGAGCAGATTTTGGAATCTATAGTCATCGCTTCGGAAATCGTTGGCTTGTGGGCGGTGCATCGAATACAGGGGGTGCAGTGTTAAAGCACTTCTTTACCTCGAATGAACTACGAGAATTGAGCGATCGTATTTCATCGAATGAAAGTCCACTCGATTACTATCCATTGTTGCAATCCGGCGATCGCTTTCCAATCAATGATCCAACGCTTGCACCTCGATTAGAACCAAGACCAAGCGATCGAGTTGAATTTCTCCACGGTTTACTAGAAAGCATGGCAAGAATTGAAGCTCAAGGCTATCGTCTGCTCGAATCCTTTGGAGCAACACCATTGAAGCAAGTTTTAACCGCAGGAGGAGGAGCCAAGAATAAGGCTTGGACGACTATACGACAACGACATCTAAAAGTCCCTGTTCGTTCTGCTGTTCAAACTGAAGCGGCTTATGGAACTGCTTTACTAGCAAGGAGAGGATTACTCTAAATTTCAGCAACAACAGATAAAATGAATTTATAGAGAGAGTAATTGCGATGACACCGGAAGAAATTCAAAGAACGATCGAGCAAATGTTAGCTGTGCAGCGAGAGTTACAGGAAACTCAATTGCGACAACAAAACCAGATTGAGAACCAGATCATGCCCACGATTGGTCAACTTCTGGAGACGCAGCGGGAACTACAGAATAGTCAAATCCAACAGCGTGATGAAATCGATCGCATGATTCGATTGGTCGATCGATTAATTAGATATTCGATCACAAATGAGTCAGATCATCTCTCTTTAGAAGAACGCATGACCGCACTAGAACGACGGGTAAGACGATTAGAACCAGAGAACTAATTCCCTTTAATCTACATAACCCAATCCCCAGATCATTGCATTAGAAATGATCCAAGTGACAATGAATACAACCAACCCAAAGCCAGCATAGAGCCTGATTTCTGAGAAGTGCAGCCAGCCGAAGAAAAACGTTAACAGTCCTGCCGCGATCGCAATTCCCGTCATCGACCACTGCAATCGATCCTCTCCTACACCGTGTAAGAAGAAATTCCGCTGCGGATATTGTTCTCTCAAGGTCGCGATTTGGTCTGGACTCAATCCTAAAGTGTTATCGCTTGAAATCACAGGCATCCATCCGCCAATAATCATTCTGTGGAAATCTCCCCCACAGCTTGCAGTCCGACCCGCGTAGGACAATCTACACTGCTTCACTTCAGACTGTACAGAAGTCATCACCAGTTCTAAGGGTCGATCGAAGAATGAGATTCGGCAGAAATCACGAGACTGCATTTGTGTACAGGTGAAGGCTTGTCCTGGAATGAACAGCGATCCAATCTGTAATCCTGCCACTCTTCCGCCCACAGGCATTGGAGCATGGAAGATGAGCTGAATCATGAAGACGTTAACGAGAACGACGAAAAGAGCGATCGTACTGTGCAAGAGAAAGCGAATCGATCGACGCATAGACCTAGTCCGCGAAAAGTAATCTTTTGGATTAACGTTCCCGCTCTAAAGTTCCACCCTTCATCAAATTTTCAAATTGAAACTATACCAGCAGCAACAATAGTGCAGGCGTGATACCTGTAACCAGTGCACTGATCGCAATTATCATCCCATCTTTTTCAATCAAGCCGAGACAGATGAAAACAATCACGATCGCAGGCAGCATATTTCCAAATGGAATCGGCAACGCAATGATAATACTCAGGAGCAACACCATCAACCCGATTCCCCGTTCCGCTTCGGGTGTGGTCAAGAACGACCAGCGCGGCTCAACAAAGTGCTCTAACTTTTCAAGAAACGGAATCGCCGCAGCAATAATCCGCTCACAATGTTCGCGTTTGAATGGATGATCGAGGACTTGCTCTGGCAGCCAGGGTTGTTGGAATCCAAGCACCATCTGACCAGAGACAAGGATCAAAGGCATCGCAACCAAAGCAGAAATGCCAGCGAGTGGAAGCGGTAAAGCTTCAGGTAGTGCACAAATGATTAGCGTTGGACCAAATGCTCGATCGCCCAGTTCATTCAATAGGTCGCGCAATCGAATCTCATCGCTGGGATGCTGCTCTAGAAATCGCTGTAATAGTTGAGAAATTCGCTCTAGAGGCTGTTCTGAAGGTTGAACGATCGCAGATCCTGAATTCATCTCGATCGCTGAAAACAGACGAGACTCGATCGTAGAAGTTGGCAACGAGGGCGCATAAGTAACGACGATCGAGCCAATACGATCGTTAATCCGAACGTCCTGGACAAAATCAAGCTGTTTTAGAACAGACTGAAGCTGATGAGCATAGTCTTTATCTGAGCGAAGACGAGGAATACGGAAGCGATACCGTCCTGCGGTTTGATGCACAATTTGATAGTGAATTTGTTCGATCGTGCTGCCTAAATCGCGCTGGAGAGGAATGGCACGAACTGGGGAACCGTTTGCTTGTAGATTGATATCGGCGGCAGTCATGACTTCTCCCTGTTTAAAGAACAAGTTTGCAATTTAATGAACTTCTCACCCACGATTTGGAGTCTGAGCGCATGTTCTAAAGGGAGCTGTTCATCGCCTGATTCACTTGAGTCTATCTTTATTCAGATCCGACTGAAACCGAACAGTCTCAAGATAGATCTCAACTTAAAAAGATCTCTCTTCATGGGCATAGGCAGATTAAATTTTTCTGATAAGCTCGACAACATTAATTTGATTGTTACTTCGGCAAGATTTAGTTTGAAGCGATTGAAGTTTGGTTTCCTGAACCCTCTATCTAAAGGAGAACTGTATGATTTCGACGCTGCTCCCTCAACCCCGAACTCGCCTCAAACGAATTAAAGCCTTTCAAAATGCCTATCTTATTTTTAATCCGGTAGCGGGTGGGGCGAACGTCGATCGAGAACTTAAAACGATTGAATCTTTGCTCAAACCGCATCTCAATCTCACAGTTTGGCTCACAACTCCAGAGCGAGACGCGGCAGATTTAGCAAAACAAGCTGTTGCGGAGGGTGCAGATTTAATCATTGCAGCGGGGGGAGACGGGACAGTATCAGCGGCTGCCAGTGCAGTAATTCATACAGAAGTCACTTTAGCAGTGATTCCACGTGGAACAGCGAACGCATTTGTGAATGGGCTAGGTTTACCAAATACGTTAGAAGAAGCGTGTATTGCCATTCTCCAAGGAGCAACGCGCACGATCGGAACGGTCAAATGTAACGATCAATTGATGCTGTTATTAGCTGGAATTGGGTTTGAAGCAGAAACCGTACAAGCTGCTGATCGAGATCTAAAGAACCAATTCGGAATGCTGGCTTATATTCTTGCTGGATTGAAACAACTGCAACGCCCACAGCAATTTGAAGCTCGGCTAGAGACAGAACAACAAACGATCACTGTTCCAGCGATCGCACTAACGGTCGCGAGTATTGCTCCGCCGACTTCGATCTTGGCACAGGGCAGTGGAGAACTTCGCCCGGATGATGAACTGTTCGACATTACGATCGTGTCACCGACTTCTGCCCTTGAGGTTTTGACTTCAGCGATCGACTTATTTACAAATGGTCTAGTTCAGAGTCCCAGCGAAAACGAGCATATTGGCTATCTAAGAGCGAGTAAAGTCACAGTCACAACTAATCCGCCCCAGCAAATTGCTCTGGATGGTGAGGTGTTCGGCACGACTCCTGCCACCTTTGAAATGATGCCGCAAAGTCTGACGGTTGTAATGGACTATCGCAAGTTTATGGCAGAGCAGCAAAAACTTGTGGATTTGCCTGGCGTTGAGATTGTGAGCAAGCAGGAGCATCCTGATCTCGTTTTGCACCATTTTATCCCTGTGAATCTGCTCGATGTGCTAGGTGAGCAATTGCTCGAAGTCAGTCAAGCAACTGTAACTTTATGGCACAAAGTAACAACTGCGATCGCTCACACAAGTCATGCACTAATAGAGTTTATTGCTCAAACGTTTTATCGACTGCTATGGGGTGTCGATCGTGTTCTCGAAGCAATGTTCAATTCCGTAGAAAAATTGCTTACCGGACAGTCTACTAACCGCTCCAGCCCCTCTACTACTTACGGAATTCGCATCGCTCATAAAACGAGTGGACGAATTCGAGTCAAAGTTTCTCGATTGTCGAAGAATCCTGCGGTGTGCGATCGAATTCATCTGAACCTTCATCAACTCGTGGGAGTTCAATCGGTCACGATCAATCCGGTCGCGGACTCGATCGTAATTTACTTCGATCCAAAGTTACCGCTTGCTGACATAGAGCAGGACATTCTCACAGCGATCGCGGATTCGAGTGATTTAACGATCGTAGAGCCTATAACCAAAGAGCCTCAAGCCTCGAATCCAGTGGCTCAAATCATTGATCAAGCCTCTCAGCAAATCAAGCACCTGAGCGATCAGGCAATGAATCAGATCAATCAAGTTCTAGAAAAGCCGGTTCCTCTGGCAGCGGATTCTGCGGCAGGAGTAGCAGGAGCCGCAGCGGGATTCGCGATCGGCGAGGTCGTCGGGGGATCGATCGGGGCATTTTTTGGTCCGGGCGGCGTGATTGCAGGAGCAGAAGCAGGAGCGTGGCTCGGTCAAGTGGTGGGCGGACAAGGAACGAGACAGATTTCCCATCAATTGCTTAAGCCTGATGAATCGGAGCCGGGTGAAGAACCAGCTTAGGCAGAAGGCTTCTCGGTCATTGAGCACAGTCTTTGATAAGAGGATGTTTGAAAAGCATCAGAAAATCTTCTCGCTTCGTTCTCGATCGCCCTGGAATGGAATTCTACCCTGTACACACAAGTCCTGGATCAGCTTCGTTTCAATCGGCTTCAGCCCCCTAAATCCCCCATTCTGGGGGACTTTGAGCCAGAAGAAGTTCTCTAATTCCAGTGGTGCTTCAGATTCAAAGTCCCCCAATTTTGGGGGATTTAGGGGGCGAAGGATCTAGGCAACGACACGATTAACCGACTCGTGTATCCAGGCTAGAATTCCATTCCAAGGCGGATGAGTGCAATGAACGATTACTTCTCAAACATCCTCTAAGGTTTCACAGCCGTTTGACAAGTGGTTGAATCAGTCTGAACAGGCGGCATCAAAGCCACAACATGCGGAACCGGACGCGGCGTGTAGCTCATCATCGATTCGCCTTTGTACACCAGAGATGCACTCGCACCAGAATCGAGCATCACCGCTTCTTTCAATCCTGCTTTGGATAGCGCTTCCCCTAGTGCGACTGAGTTCACATAGTCACCCGATACCCCGACTAAAGGACGATCGGCTTGATCAATTCCCCAAAACGCTCGATCGCGTTCTGCATCAAATCCAAACAATCCTCGAAATGTCTCTGCGGATTGGGGTTGCCCCTCTTTCACAAGCCATGCTCCTGCAACAAAAGCATCCTTGGCATCGCTCATTTCTGAAAGAATTCCTTCGCGAGTATTGTGTTTGAGCGGATCGAATGGAACGAACTTAATTGTGCGATCGCTAATTAATACCAAAGGTCGCCCTTCGAGTTTTGCCAATGTTCCTTGAGGAGCCGCTGCAAACGTTCCCGAATAACCACTCATTACGGGACCAATCATCTTGTTCGAGTCGAGCATTTCCAGCGAAAAGAAGCCCCCATCGACGGCTGCGATCGCAGGCGTACCTTCCATGATTTCGCCCACTTGGTATCGAGTTTTGGCATGAATCGTCGTCGGCTTTCCGCCTGCTGCCATAATCAACGGCACTTTCCCGATCGTGGTTTTGATCAATTCCACAGGCGCACTAAAGTTCTTACCGTCTTGCATAAATGCGATCGGAGGTCCACCACTGGCAACTTCTAGCACCTTCTCAATTTGAGATTGTCCAATCCGCGAAATGTTGAACAGATTCTCAGATTCTGCGGCAAATAGATTCGCTTCATCGCTCATTGTCCAAGCGGCTTGATAGCCTGCTGCGATCGCGGCTTGTTGAACTCGTTCATCATTTTTGCCTTCAGGATAGACAAAATACTTGATCGGAATGCCGAGATTGGTTTCTAGCGATCGCTTAGATTCGGTCATCTCGAACGCTAACTTGGCATCGTCTTTGATCTCGCGCAGATCGGCGGGATGGTTCACGCTATGAGAAGCGATCGTCACTAACGGATCAGCCGCCATTTCTTTCACTTGTGCCCAATTCATCCCCGGACGACCTCTCGGTTTATCAATCTTGGCAGGATAAATCGAGAATGCCGCTGGATAGCGATACTTTTTCATCAACGGATAGACATATTTGTAATGTCCTAAGTAACCATCATCGAATGTGAGTACGATCGGTTTCGGAGGCAGTGGAATTCCGGTTTTGAGATGTTCAACCAACTGATCCAAACTGATCGGAGTCAGTCCGTTTTTTTGAATCAGTTGAAAATGAGCCTCTAATTCTTCAGGCGTGACATCAAAAAAAACTTCTTTCTGAGCAATGATGTCGTGATACATCATGATTGGAACTTTCGCCAATCGAGCACGGGGATTGATTTCGGGAGAGGGCACTTCAGCAAATTCCGTTTTCCAAGCCTCCGCGAACCGTTTCGATTCAGCATTAAACGTCACAGGCTTGAAATCAGTTGGAACCGAAGTCGAAGCTTGATACCCGATTTGAGTGCCTTGGGAGCACACAGGCGCGATCGCAACATTCAAGCTCGATTGCAGCGTCGGAGGCTTCTCAGCGA
Coding sequences within it:
- a CDS encoding dithiobiotin synthetase (similar to AA sequence:cyanobase_aa:LBDG_41660), with the translated sequence MIDNALLITGTDTDAGKTVLTTALIAYWQKYCHARSLGVMKPLQTGMGDRELYRQIFDLDQTPEELNPLHFEAPLAPPIAADLEGKRVQMEPVWKAFEALRSKRDFVIVEALGGLGSPVTHETTVADWAWDWHLPAVLVVPVKLGAIGQAVANVALARQSKVHLRGIVLNCIRSSTDEEIENWASVRLIERITGVPVLGLIPYLSNPTDVEKLAQVAANLELEKMIPTML
- a CDS encoding hypothetical protein (hypothetical protein N9414_02416;~similar to AA sequence:cyanobase_aa:LBDG_31890) encodes the protein MEELIRSNNQSQLELLALQNPTFGIDASNVHDRIQARLALFHESDDAIAKCCAELSFSPRIETIWNLWLPLAMQIADWRKSIDLCLIQGFLGGQGTGKTTLTQVLIIILKQLGYRAISWSIDDLYLSYVDRIALRNRDPRLIRRGPPGTHDVQLGIEVLTQFRQGNFPIALPRFDKSLHNGEGDRTIPEAIDQADIVLFEGWFVGARPIVSQFDLAPIITQHDRQFAQDMNEQLRNYQPLWKLLDRLIVLYVPNYQLSKQWRKDAEHRMIAQGKSGMSDAEIDQFVEYFWKALHPELFVPPILETADLVLEIGQSHTVTRIS
- a CDS encoding unknown protein (similar to AA sequence:cyanobase_aa:MAE53180); its protein translation is MNKQLNITLSQETLDLINQLNQQGDPSEFIREAVQHYIHEKMKANLRTQLQEGAIRRAERDLKLAEEWFDLEEEAWQNKT
- a CDS encoding putative PemK-like protein (similar to AA sequence:cyanobase_aa:cce_2860), encoding MAEQDIIYPQRGEIYLVNFDPSLGSEIKKTRPALVLQNDTANRYSPITIVAAITSHFDSTLYPTEVLIQSPEGGLQRDSVALLNQIRSIDKQRLSRRLGKLSAATMQQVDRAIQISLGVGL
- a CDS encoding carbohydrate kinase FGGY (similar to AA sequence:cyanobase_aa:LBDG_37450) translates to MTLFLGIDFGTSGARAIVINPRSDLVAQAAIEMSQHWDQMLWKLLEALSIEVRSQLTRIAINGTSSTVLLCDRSGVPIIEPLMYNDSRGATVLDQIRSIAPEQHTVMSSTSSLAKLLWWQSNCPNFDQAQYFLHQADWLAFQLHGQLGISDYHNSLKLGYDVERLEYPDWLPLRELLPIVVEPGSSIARIQNSIAQRFHIPSTCEICAGTTDSIAAFIASQANDSGEAVTSLGSTLVLKLLSDVRVDRADFGIYSHRFGNRWLVGGASNTGGAVLKHFFTSNELRELSDRISSNESPLDYYPLLQSGDRFPINDPTLAPRLEPRPSDRVEFLHGLLESMARIEAQGYRLLESFGATPLKQVLTAGGGAKNKAWTTIRQRHLKVPVRSAVQTEAAYGTALLARRGLL
- a CDS encoding hypothetical protein (hypothetical protein Npun_F2360;~similar to AA sequence:cyanobase_aa:LBDG_37460), with protein sequence MYTFDIVGVSPILSFFNQQQNILEKNPYSGVEYVSTFECTLDALIHSVETVSPQHQWHLDEVVGTVVSFWMKNSDLVHHWKDRLQDAGKDSLLVSRVANIHALKNEFELLL
- a CDS encoding protein kinase domain protein (similar to AA sequence:cyanobase_aa:LBDG_41670), with the translated sequence MQPPIPASTILQSRYRILSVLGQGGFGRTYLAEDQGRFNELCAIKELTPPQDNPYALEKSKELFQREAQTLYQIQHPQIPQFRATFEQDQRFFIVQDYVEGKTYRSLLDERKSRGYVFSESEINQLVKQVLPVLAYIHGKGIIHRDIAPDNIMLRDRDKLPVLIDFGVVKELATRIQAQETVKQHTTVGKLGYAPTEQMQTGRAYPNSDLYALAVTAVVLLTGREPQDLFDENTMTWRWQRYVTLEPTFAQVLNRMLSYRVGDRFQSATEVMQVLQTPATIAPLPATPPPTNAQPPQTNVSRADTVAIGHQNPSTVARTNVQRPNDPSVPSRSSLWDDPWAVFAIGTGLVLLTGLGAWTITRALMNANQPIASPTPSPTITASPKPTTTPTTRPSPSPSPTPTPVVFSQQLDLSSGSVTRSGTLRSNETLELIVPANQGQRLNTSLGGEGVLLSVLAPNRDPVDNAANRVTNWSGELPFNGNYTIQLRTVKGIPKSDFKLNVALQTPPSPSPTPSPSPSPTNPTVSEQVIGIPQGQTGVQVSGTVNPSIIRRYIINVRPGQTLSLDLSQGARFTLRYPDGRPVEDAASLQNWQGIVPTGGGYQIDVTSDRETSFTLGVDAK
- a CDS encoding hypothetical protein (similar to AA sequence:cyanobase_aa:cce_0808), whose protein sequence is MTPEEIQRTIEQMLAVQRELQETQLRQQNQIENQIMPTIGQLLETQRELQNSQIQQRDEIDRMIRLVDRLIRYSITNESDHLSLEERMTALERRVRRLEPEN
- a CDS encoding NADP-dependent oxidoreductase domain protein (similar to AA sequence:cyanobase_aa:LBDG_37490), which produces METQDKVMSVSHLRELGITREMVFPIGLGGMPMSLRDRPSEDQSIATIHKALELGVTLIDTADAYCRDESDKHHNEKLIYKAIQQYSGDKSQVMIATKGGLMRPNGAWTQNGNPDHLRQTIRESFEALGGDKPIDLWQYHSPDPNYSIEDALTPAKEAQNQGLVRYVGVSNFSLDQLKRARDVVEIVSVQNQYNPWHRNPEYDGVLEYCESEGITFLPWSPLGGSGRVSQLKQFSGISDLAAEKELSIYSLILAWMLSKSPCIVPIPGASKPESIADSVKAAQVRLEPMEIAIVEDAIANV